A genomic segment from Bacillus cereus G9842 encodes:
- the entFM gene encoding enterotoxin EntFM — translation MKKVIAGLAAASVAGVAVPGMDSAHAQVSNEALKEINGQTQTQTTVTETKTVETTSELKYTVTADVLNVRSGAGTGHNVISKVKSGQVLQVVGQENGWFKVNVNGQTGYVSGDFVTTGGKTGTTVQQGTGTYTVNVSSLNVRTGPSTSHTVLGSVNKGKTVQVVGEVQDWFKINFNGGTGYVSKDFVTKGGSAVSNETQQPTTNNNTTTVQTGGSYVVNTGALKVRTGPATYNAVIGGVTNGKVLNVTGAENGWYKINHNGRTGYVSADFVKFVKGGVNNVTNNNNNNNNNNVTNNVQQPGKDVQKPTTGGDTSSIAGFARSLNGSPYRTAGTTPAGFDCSGFIHYVLNQTGHKGARQTVAGYWSSKTKTSNPQPGDLVYFQNTYKSGPSHMGVYLGNGQFISAETDATGVRISSVSNSYWSKHILGYTKAY, via the coding sequence ATGAAAAAAGTAATTGCAGGTTTAGCAGCAGCTTCTGTAGCTGGCGTTGCAGTTCCAGGAATGGATTCTGCTCATGCACAAGTTTCAAATGAAGCGCTAAAAGAAATTAATGGACAAACTCAAACTCAAACGACTGTAACTGAAACAAAAACTGTAGAAACAACTTCTGAATTAAAATACACAGTAACTGCTGATGTATTAAATGTTCGTTCAGGTGCTGGTACAGGACATAACGTTATTTCTAAAGTAAAATCAGGCCAAGTGCTACAAGTAGTTGGACAAGAAAATGGTTGGTTCAAAGTAAACGTAAATGGTCAAACAGGTTATGTAAGTGGTGACTTCGTAACGACTGGTGGCAAAACAGGAACGACTGTTCAACAAGGAACAGGTACTTACACAGTAAACGTTTCTTCACTTAACGTACGTACAGGCCCAAGTACATCTCATACAGTATTAGGTTCTGTAAACAAAGGTAAAACAGTACAAGTTGTAGGTGAAGTACAAGATTGGTTTAAAATCAACTTCAATGGTGGAACTGGATACGTAAGCAAAGACTTCGTAACAAAAGGTGGTTCTGCTGTATCTAACGAAACACAACAACCAACTACAAACAACAATACTACAACAGTTCAAACTGGTGGTTCTTATGTTGTTAACACTGGTGCTTTAAAAGTACGTACAGGCCCAGCTACATACAACGCTGTAATCGGTGGAGTAACAAATGGTAAAGTATTAAACGTTACTGGCGCTGAAAATGGTTGGTACAAAATTAACCATAACGGCCGCACAGGTTACGTAAGTGCAGACTTCGTTAAGTTTGTAAAAGGCGGAGTAAATAACGTTACAAATAACAATAACAATAACAATAACAATAACGTTACAAATAACGTTCAACAACCAGGTAAAGACGTACAAAAACCAACAACAGGTGGAGATACATCTTCAATCGCTGGATTCGCTAGATCTTTAAATGGTTCACCATACAGAACTGCTGGTACAACACCTGCTGGTTTTGACTGCAGTGGATTCATTCACTACGTATTAAATCAAACTGGTCATAAAGGCGCTCGTCAAACAGTTGCTGGATACTGGAGCTCTAAAACAAAAACTAGCAATCCACAACCAGGTGATTTAGTATACTTCCAAAATACTTATAAATCAGGTCCTTCTCACATGGGTGTTTACTTAGGAAACGGTCAGTTCATTAGTGCAGAAACAGATGCAACTGGTGTACGTATTAGTTCTGTAAGTAACTCTTACTGGAGCAAGCACATTTTAGGTTACACAAAAGCATACTAA
- a CDS encoding alpha/beta fold hydrolase, with protein sequence MQTNIHSEKETIIFIHGLVGNRRAFKKEQKRFSASYNIITYDLLGHGDDKGEAIDFSLQRLVDQLLNLYEQENIKKAHICALSYGCYISTIFAQMHPEKVLSICHIGGHYNNPSRLYNVFQNFWEKRGDEYSKWLSQYANTIFPSGILKANPFAVISRNIYYRFGLQLHSSIIAQSLRHRLEFDLKSKLKSLPHPILWVMGEHDHLYKSCLFDLKSILPNVLYKEIPLAGHAANLFRPNYFHDLYDRFLNGKLK encoded by the coding sequence TTGCAAACAAATATACATTCTGAAAAGGAAACAATTATTTTTATTCATGGGTTAGTTGGTAATCGTCGCGCCTTCAAAAAGGAGCAAAAACGATTTTCTGCCTCCTACAACATTATAACTTATGACTTATTAGGTCACGGTGATGATAAAGGAGAAGCAATCGACTTTTCATTACAGCGCCTCGTAGATCAATTATTAAACTTATATGAACAAGAAAATATTAAAAAAGCTCATATTTGTGCACTAAGTTACGGCTGTTACATCTCTACAATTTTTGCACAAATGCATCCAGAAAAAGTATTAAGTATTTGTCATATTGGAGGACATTACAATAACCCTTCTCGTTTATATAATGTATTTCAAAATTTTTGGGAGAAGCGAGGAGATGAATACTCTAAATGGCTCTCTCAATACGCAAATACTATTTTTCCAAGTGGTATACTAAAAGCAAATCCATTCGCAGTCATTTCAAGAAATATTTACTACCGTTTCGGATTACAATTACATTCATCCATAATTGCCCAGTCATTACGACATCGGTTAGAATTCGATTTAAAATCTAAATTAAAATCACTCCCTCACCCTATACTATGGGTAATGGGAGAGCATGATCATCTCTATAAATCTTGTCTATTTGATTTGAAATCTATTTTACCTAACGTTCTATACAAGGAAATACCTTTAGCAGGACATGCAGCGAACTTATTTCGTCCTAACTATTTCCACGACTTATATGATCGATTTTTAAATGGAAAGTTAAAATAA
- a CDS encoding ABC transporter ATP-binding protein, with protein MEVRNEMKKKGSWRQFLRLIQDTNPPKGILVFALLMSLLSTGASLFIPMLTKGLVDNFSLSSISAGQIVGLVAFFVMQTIAAGLSIYLLNYIGQKIVAGLRERLWKKVLILPVSYYDQNRTGDTISRMTNDTGVVKTLISEHLSNLLTGGISIVGSLIVLFVLDWKMTALLLTVIPLSVLILVPLGRKMYKISKALQDETASFTSVLTQVLSEIRLVKSSNTEKREYETGNTGIQKLLQFGLKEGKVQALISPVMSFVLMALLVIIVGYGGMRVSSGALTTGELVAFILYLVQIIMPMSQLSMFFTQFQKAIGATERISTILEYEVEDHETGVKVANAKQPIVLENVHFEYNEEEQVLKNIDFIIESGKVTAIVGPSGSGKTTLFSLLERFYEPTSGAIKLGKESITSYSLQSWRRQIGYVSQDSPLIDGTIRDNICYGVEGEVTDEEIEKVAAMAYVDAFIHDLPNGYATEVGERGVKLSGGQRQRIAIARALLRNPQILMLDEATSSLDSKSESVVQKALNNLMKGRTTLVIAHRLSTVVDADKIIFIEKGNLTGSGTHDELLQTHDMYREFATQQLKIKEGAF; from the coding sequence ATGGAAGTTAGAAATGAAATGAAGAAAAAAGGGAGTTGGAGGCAGTTTTTACGCCTTATTCAAGATACAAATCCTCCGAAAGGAATTTTAGTTTTTGCATTATTAATGAGTTTGCTTTCTACGGGAGCGAGTTTATTTATTCCCATGCTAACAAAAGGATTAGTAGATAATTTTTCGCTTTCTTCAATTAGTGCAGGACAAATTGTTGGGTTAGTTGCTTTCTTTGTAATGCAAACTATTGCGGCAGGGTTATCTATATATTTACTAAATTATATTGGGCAGAAGATTGTAGCGGGACTAAGAGAACGTTTGTGGAAAAAGGTACTTATCTTGCCGGTATCTTATTACGATCAAAATAGAACAGGTGATACGATTAGCCGTATGACGAATGATACAGGTGTTGTGAAAACGTTAATTTCTGAGCATTTGTCAAACTTATTAACAGGTGGTATTTCAATTGTTGGATCGTTAATTGTATTATTTGTTTTAGATTGGAAAATGACTGCGTTACTTTTAACGGTTATTCCGTTGTCTGTATTAATTTTAGTTCCACTTGGACGAAAAATGTATAAGATTTCAAAAGCGCTTCAAGATGAAACGGCATCTTTTACAAGTGTGTTAACGCAAGTGTTATCGGAAATTCGTTTAGTGAAATCTTCAAATACAGAAAAAAGAGAATATGAAACGGGTAATACAGGTATACAAAAGTTATTACAATTTGGTTTGAAAGAAGGAAAAGTGCAAGCATTAATTTCGCCAGTTATGTCGTTTGTTTTAATGGCACTACTTGTTATTATCGTAGGATATGGCGGGATGCGAGTTTCTAGCGGTGCATTAACAACTGGTGAACTTGTAGCGTTTATTTTGTATTTAGTTCAAATTATAATGCCGATGAGTCAATTATCTATGTTCTTTACACAATTTCAAAAGGCAATCGGTGCAACGGAAAGAATTAGTACGATTTTAGAATATGAAGTAGAAGATCATGAAACTGGTGTGAAAGTGGCAAATGCTAAGCAGCCGATCGTTCTTGAAAATGTACATTTTGAGTATAACGAAGAAGAGCAAGTTTTGAAAAATATTGATTTCATAATTGAATCTGGAAAAGTGACAGCGATTGTAGGACCAAGTGGTAGTGGGAAAACAACGTTATTCTCATTACTGGAACGTTTTTATGAGCCAACTAGTGGTGCCATTAAATTAGGAAAAGAATCAATTACGAGTTATTCATTACAGTCATGGCGACGTCAAATCGGTTACGTATCACAAGATAGTCCGTTAATCGATGGAACGATTCGTGATAATATTTGTTACGGTGTTGAAGGCGAAGTAACGGATGAAGAAATTGAAAAAGTAGCAGCAATGGCATATGTTGATGCATTTATTCATGACTTACCAAACGGTTATGCAACAGAAGTTGGAGAACGCGGTGTGAAGCTTTCTGGTGGACAAAGACAGCGAATTGCCATTGCCCGAGCGTTACTTCGAAATCCGCAAATTCTTATGCTAGATGAGGCAACTTCAAGCTTAGATAGTAAATCTGAGTCTGTCGTTCAAAAAGCGTTAAATAACTTAATGAAAGGCAGAACAACGTTAGTGATTGCGCATAGACTTTCTACTGTTGTAGATGCAGATAAAATTATCTTTATTGAGAAAGGGAATCTTACAGGTAGTGGTACGCATGATGAATTATTACAGACGCATGATATGTATCGTGAGTTTGCAACGCAACAATTGAAAATTAAAGAGGGTGCATTTTAA
- the hitR gene encoding envelope stress response regulator transcription factor HitR — MIPKILIVDDDPHIRELVSVFLEREGFQTYEAIDGVDALRKMDDVKVDMVILDIMMPNMDGFDVCFELRKYYDIPVLMLTAKGETSQKVKGFHLGTDDYLVKPFDPIELVVRVKALLKRYQITVSQSIQVGNVLLNRKTFEVTSGEQTVTLPLKEFELLFTLGSKSGRTCSREQLIEEIWGYDFEGNERTLDVHINRLREKFQEEQSKFSIKTIRGLGYRLEVSK, encoded by the coding sequence TTGATACCTAAAATTTTAATAGTAGACGACGATCCACACATTAGGGAACTCGTTTCTGTATTTTTAGAACGAGAAGGTTTTCAAACATATGAGGCAATTGATGGAGTAGATGCACTTCGGAAAATGGATGACGTAAAAGTCGATATGGTTATTCTTGATATCATGATGCCAAATATGGATGGATTTGATGTATGTTTTGAATTAAGAAAATACTATGATATCCCGGTTCTGATGCTAACTGCCAAAGGGGAAACATCACAAAAAGTAAAAGGATTTCACCTTGGGACAGATGATTATCTTGTAAAGCCATTTGACCCTATAGAACTAGTAGTGAGAGTAAAGGCATTATTGAAACGTTACCAAATTACAGTTTCACAATCGATTCAAGTTGGAAATGTATTATTAAATCGTAAAACATTCGAAGTTACATCTGGAGAACAAACGGTTACGTTACCGTTAAAAGAATTTGAGCTGCTCTTTACTTTAGGGTCTAAATCGGGAAGAACTTGTTCGAGAGAGCAATTAATTGAAGAAATATGGGGATATGATTTTGAAGGGAATGAACGTACACTAGACGTTCATATTAATCGGTTACGTGAGAAGTTTCAAGAAGAGCAGTCGAAATTTAGTATTAAAACGATAAGAGGATTAGGGTATCGCTTAGAGGTAAGTAAATGA
- the hitS gene encoding envelope stress sensor histidine kinase HitS, with protein MRKRKRMSKLKMLKVFGAVLALFSFLTIIWSIAFYVATSLLNAFDVNVSPFVAFLISDMVGFVFIILIWTLIGILMRPKREAMIWTIIEPIQKIAKGDFSVKIRNEEKYDGEIGVLVKSINDMTDELNTMEKMRQEFVSNVSHEIQSPLTSIKGFARALQDDNLSEEKRKHYLTIIETETTRLSKLSQNLLKLTLLESEEYTPERVSYRLDQQLKQIVLNSEPLWAEKEIELDLDLEKVHVTADQESMSQVWINLIHNSIKFTPSGGTITIQLKEHETVVEVRICDSGIGISEEQKQHIFERFYKADSSRNRAYGGSGLGLAIVKKVLDLHQGEIKVESEEGKGTEFIVRIPNYKEK; from the coding sequence ATGAGAAAAAGAAAACGAATGAGTAAGTTGAAGATGCTGAAAGTATTTGGAGCGGTATTAGCGCTCTTTTCTTTTCTTACTATCATTTGGTCTATCGCATTTTATGTAGCAACTAGTTTATTGAATGCTTTTGACGTAAACGTATCGCCGTTTGTTGCCTTTCTAATTAGTGATATGGTCGGTTTTGTATTTATTATTCTTATTTGGACATTAATTGGAATATTAATGAGGCCAAAACGAGAGGCAATGATTTGGACTATTATTGAACCGATACAAAAAATTGCAAAAGGAGACTTCTCCGTAAAAATACGAAATGAAGAAAAGTATGATGGAGAAATTGGCGTGCTCGTAAAAAGTATAAATGATATGACAGATGAACTGAATACGATGGAGAAAATGAGACAAGAATTTGTATCAAATGTTTCTCATGAAATACAGTCACCATTAACTTCTATAAAAGGATTTGCTAGAGCACTACAAGACGATAATCTTTCTGAGGAAAAAAGAAAGCATTATCTTACCATTATTGAAACTGAAACAACGAGATTATCTAAACTAAGTCAAAATTTACTAAAGCTAACTCTTTTAGAATCCGAAGAGTATACACCAGAAAGAGTGAGCTATAGATTAGATCAACAGTTAAAGCAAATTGTGTTAAATAGTGAACCACTCTGGGCTGAAAAAGAAATTGAATTAGATCTTGATTTAGAGAAAGTCCATGTAACTGCAGACCAAGAAAGTATGAGTCAAGTGTGGATTAATTTAATTCATAATAGCATTAAATTTACTCCAAGCGGTGGTACAATTACTATTCAGTTAAAGGAACATGAGACAGTAGTGGAAGTGCGTATCTGTGATTCAGGAATTGGTATATCAGAAGAACAGAAACAACATATTTTTGAGCGTTTTTATAAAGCGGATTCTTCACGAAATCGTGCCTATGGAGGAAGTGGCTTAGGTTTAGCTATTGTAAAGAAAGTACTCGACCTTCATCAAGGAGAGATAAAAGTGGAGAGTGAGGAAGGAAAAGGTACTGAATTTATTGTGCGTATTCCTAATTATAAAGAAAAATAG
- a CDS encoding 3-ketoacyl-ACP reductase, with amino-acid sequence MAELLQGKNALITGAGRGIGRAVAIALAKEGVNVGLLARSEENLKAVAKEVEAEGVKAVIATADVSSYEEVTTAIETLKNGLGSIDILINNAGISKFGKFLELDVADWEKIIQVNLMGVYYATRAALPSMIEQQSGDIINISSTAGQKGAPVTSAYSASKFGVLGLTESLAMEVRKHNIRVTALTPSTVATDMAVDLGLTDGNPDKVMQAEDIAEFIVAQLKLNKRTFIKSAGLWSTNP; translated from the coding sequence TTGGCAGAATTATTACAAGGCAAAAATGCTTTAATTACAGGAGCAGGTAGAGGGATTGGTCGCGCTGTCGCAATTGCATTAGCGAAAGAAGGCGTAAATGTAGGCCTATTAGCTCGTTCAGAAGAAAACTTAAAAGCTGTAGCGAAAGAAGTAGAAGCAGAAGGCGTAAAAGCTGTTATTGCAACTGCTGATGTTTCTTCATACGAAGAAGTGACTACTGCGATTGAAACGTTAAAAAATGGTTTAGGATCTATCGATATTTTAATTAATAACGCTGGTATTTCTAAGTTTGGTAAGTTTTTAGAACTAGACGTTGCTGATTGGGAAAAAATCATTCAAGTAAACTTAATGGGTGTATACTATGCAACTCGTGCTGCTTTACCGAGCATGATTGAACAACAATCTGGTGATATCATTAACATTTCATCTACAGCAGGACAAAAAGGTGCACCTGTAACAAGTGCATATAGTGCTTCTAAATTTGGTGTTCTTGGTTTAACTGAATCGTTAGCGATGGAAGTTCGTAAGCATAACATTCGTGTAACAGCTTTAACACCAAGTACAGTAGCAACTGATATGGCTGTAGATTTAGGATTAACTGATGGAAACCCTGATAAAGTAATGCAAGCAGAAGATATTGCAGAATTTATCGTAGCGCAGCTAAAATTAAATAAACGTACATTTATTAAATCTGCTGGGCTTTGGTCTACTAATCCATAG
- a CDS encoding aminoglycoside 6-adenylyltransferase: protein MRTEKEMLDVIINTAIEDERIRAVIMNGLRVNPNVKRDCFQDYDIMYVVNDIQSFTSNHNWVHRFGEIMIVQMPEEMSLVQPDEDGKFPYLMQFMDGNRIDLTLVPVELIKKFVGQDSLSKLLLDKDNCLEEFPPASDKDYLVKKPTEKEFLDCCNEFWWCSTNIAKGLWREELSYAKGMLEGPVRDMFIVMLEWYIGMKTDFTVNTGKFGKHFEQYIEEDMWEQFKRTFSNAEYENIWESFFVMGDLFREVANEIANTYEYQYPQDDDKVTNYLKHVKALPKDSTSIY from the coding sequence ATGAGAACTGAAAAAGAAATGTTAGACGTAATTATAAATACAGCAATAGAGGATGAAAGAATTCGAGCAGTTATCATGAATGGATTGCGTGTAAATCCAAATGTGAAAAGAGATTGTTTTCAAGACTATGATATTATGTATGTTGTAAATGATATACAATCTTTTACGTCTAATCATAATTGGGTTCATAGATTTGGAGAAATAATGATAGTACAAATGCCAGAAGAAATGTCGTTAGTTCAACCAGATGAAGATGGAAAGTTTCCGTATTTAATGCAGTTCATGGATGGGAATCGGATTGATTTAACGCTAGTTCCAGTTGAGTTAATAAAAAAGTTCGTTGGACAAGATAGTTTAAGTAAACTGCTTCTTGATAAAGATAATTGTCTGGAAGAATTCCCACCAGCAAGTGATAAAGATTACTTAGTAAAAAAGCCTACAGAAAAAGAGTTTTTAGATTGTTGTAATGAATTTTGGTGGTGTAGTACGAATATCGCAAAAGGGTTATGGCGAGAGGAACTTTCTTATGCAAAAGGAATGCTTGAAGGACCAGTGCGAGATATGTTCATCGTAATGCTAGAATGGTATATTGGTATGAAAACAGACTTTACAGTTAATACAGGGAAGTTTGGAAAGCATTTCGAGCAATATATTGAAGAAGATATGTGGGAGCAATTTAAAAGGACATTTTCTAATGCAGAATATGAAAATATATGGGAGTCATTCTTTGTTATGGGTGATTTATTTAGAGAAGTGGCGAACGAAATTGCTAACACATATGAATATCAATATCCGCAAGATGATGATAAAGTGACGAACTATTTAAAACATGTGAAAGCTTTGCCAAAAGATAGTACATCAATTTATTAA
- a CDS encoding peptidoglycan-N-acetylglucosamine deacetylase: MYYFYSPEMFAPYQWGLERDVSYAYMPYNSLYYGEYISALPYAYIPQSYEVQMKVDDRGSWTPFSWVEKYAYAFSGPYNKAEVALTFDDGPDSEFTPKILDKLKQHNVKATFFLLGENAEKFPNVVKRIANEGHVIGNHTYSHPNLAKVNEDEYRNQIIKTEEILNRLAGYAPKFIRPPYGEILENQLKWATEQNFMIVQWSVDTVDWKGVSADTITNNVLGNSFPGSVILQHSTPGGHLQGSVDALDKIIPQLKTKGARFVTLPSMFQTSKERN; the protein is encoded by the coding sequence ATGTATTATTTTTATTCGCCAGAAATGTTTGCTCCATATCAATGGGGACTAGAACGAGATGTTTCGTATGCTTATATGCCATATAACTCACTTTATTATGGAGAATATATAAGCGCATTGCCATACGCATATATCCCTCAAAGCTATGAAGTACAAATGAAAGTAGATGATCGTGGATCGTGGACACCATTTTCATGGGTTGAAAAATATGCGTACGCATTTTCAGGACCGTATAATAAAGCGGAAGTAGCTCTTACATTTGATGATGGACCAGATTCAGAATTCACGCCAAAAATATTAGATAAGTTAAAACAACATAATGTAAAAGCTACTTTTTTCTTACTTGGTGAAAACGCAGAAAAATTTCCGAACGTAGTTAAGCGTATTGCAAATGAAGGGCATGTAATTGGTAATCATACGTATAGTCATCCAAATTTAGCGAAAGTAAATGAGGATGAGTACCGTAATCAAATTATAAAAACAGAAGAAATATTAAATCGTTTAGCTGGTTATGCACCAAAGTTTATACGTCCGCCATACGGTGAAATACTTGAAAATCAATTGAAGTGGGCGACAGAGCAAAATTTTATGATTGTACAGTGGAGTGTTGATACAGTTGATTGGAAAGGTGTAAGCGCTGATACGATTACAAATAATGTATTAGGGAATTCATTTCCAGGAAGTGTCATCCTTCAGCATTCAACACCGGGTGGGCATCTACAAGGATCTGTAGATGCACTAGACAAAATCATTCCGCAGTTAAAAACGAAAGGGGCACGTTTTGTAACACTTCCGAGTATGTTCCAGACATCAAAAGAAAGAAATTGA
- a CDS encoding SdpI family protein: MYALVNVGISILIGVIFILAAIILQKNPPTDINAAYGYRTKRSMKNKELWDAGNRYSAEVMKQNGFIMMLIGSIISILFRYPHTTAVIMAVMVLLIIHLFRRVEKRLKTIEQ, encoded by the coding sequence ATCTATGCATTAGTAAACGTAGGAATAAGCATATTGATCGGTGTTATATTTATACTTGCTGCAATTATCCTTCAAAAAAATCCACCAACGGATATTAACGCAGCATATGGTTATCGTACGAAACGATCCATGAAAAATAAGGAATTATGGGATGCGGGTAATAGGTATAGTGCAGAAGTGATGAAGCAAAACGGATTCATCATGATGTTAATTGGAAGTATTATTAGTATACTGTTTAGATATCCACATACAACAGCAGTGATTATGGCGGTCATGGTATTGTTAATCATTCACTTATTTAGGCGAGTAGAGAAGAGATTAAAGACAATTGAACAATGA
- a CDS encoding NUDIX hydrolase, giving the protein MTEWLTIFDPERNTLGKKLRDEVHRDGDWHETFHCWFVEKDNEDMFLYFQLRSKNKKEAPCIWDITSAGHIMHDEDVQIGGLREIEEELGLSFQTTDLIYKGIFKIDYEISNLTDREFCHMYFHNVNNPLPFAPGEEVDDVMKVHTTPFLQLLKGEISSLTTISVLKNKPITITFEDIYPYDLAYYEFVVEQGKELLKNNSL; this is encoded by the coding sequence ATGACAGAGTGGTTAACAATATTTGATCCTGAAAGAAATACACTTGGGAAGAAATTACGTGACGAAGTGCATCGTGACGGTGATTGGCACGAAACATTTCATTGTTGGTTTGTAGAAAAAGATAATGAAGATATGTTCTTATATTTCCAATTACGCTCTAAAAATAAAAAAGAAGCTCCATGTATATGGGATATTACTTCAGCTGGACATATTATGCATGATGAAGATGTACAAATTGGTGGCCTTCGTGAAATCGAAGAAGAATTGGGGCTTTCCTTTCAAACTACTGATTTAATATACAAAGGCATCTTTAAAATAGATTATGAAATTTCAAATCTTACTGATCGTGAATTTTGTCATATGTATTTTCACAATGTCAACAATCCACTTCCATTCGCACCAGGTGAAGAAGTAGACGATGTGATGAAAGTACATACAACTCCTTTTCTACAACTATTAAAAGGAGAGATTTCATCTTTAACGACGATTTCAGTCCTAAAAAATAAACCGATTACGATAACATTTGAAGATATTTATCCGTATGATCTTGCATACTATGAATTTGTTGTTGAACAAGGAAAAGAACTACTAAAAAATAATAGTTTGTAA
- a CDS encoding pyridoxamine 5'-phosphate oxidase family protein: MEIERMEIKSIISTEEELRKILGQPSERALKKVISSLDHHCIDFLSKSPFLVLSTANKLGECDASPRGDAPGFVYILNNSKIIIPERPGNRRIDSILNIISNPSIGLIFFIPGLGETLRINGRAYITNDEEVLKEMQANGRNPLLGIVVEIEECYIHCAKAFIRSKMWDPESWLNKKELPSAAKMLLEHAKVNTSEEDVARSLEESYTKRLY, from the coding sequence GTGGAGATAGAGCGTATGGAAATAAAATCGATTATTTCAACAGAGGAAGAGTTACGGAAAATATTGGGGCAACCAAGTGAGCGAGCATTGAAAAAAGTTATTTCATCATTAGACCACCATTGCATAGATTTTCTTTCTAAATCTCCTTTTCTAGTATTATCTACTGCAAATAAGTTGGGGGAGTGTGACGCCTCGCCGAGAGGAGACGCACCTGGATTTGTTTACATATTAAATAATAGTAAAATTATTATTCCGGAAAGACCAGGAAACCGCCGTATAGACTCCATTTTGAATATTATTTCCAATCCAAGTATAGGATTAATCTTTTTTATTCCAGGTCTTGGGGAGACACTCAGAATAAATGGCCGAGCGTATATTACAAACGACGAAGAAGTTTTGAAAGAAATGCAGGCGAATGGACGTAATCCATTGCTTGGAATTGTTGTTGAAATAGAAGAGTGTTATATTCATTGTGCAAAAGCTTTTATTCGTTCTAAGATGTGGGATCCAGAATCTTGGTTAAATAAAAAAGAGTTACCTTCAGCAGCAAAAATGTTACTGGAGCATGCGAAAGTGAATACTTCAGAAGAAGATGTTGCACGTTCTTTAGAAGAAAGTTATACAAAAAGATTGTATTAA